Proteins from one Enterobacter bugandensis genomic window:
- a CDS encoding Hcp family type VI secretion system effector has product MSIPAHMWLTDENNSPITGECLMPTRLGSTELKSFNHSVWIPTDYNTGKLTGTRLHVPITFEKEIDRLTPYLFRAVCQGRTFKKALIKMYRINEAGIEVEYFNIKLENVKITRISPILFPIGVASKHMEEIEIRYESIEWIYCDGNIMFKDSWNERAVA; this is encoded by the coding sequence ATGTCTATACCAGCACATATGTGGCTTACTGATGAAAATAACTCACCTATAACAGGTGAATGTTTAATGCCTACACGATTGGGTTCCACAGAACTTAAATCGTTCAATCATTCTGTATGGATTCCAACAGATTATAACACTGGAAAACTTACTGGAACACGCCTACATGTTCCAATTACATTTGAAAAAGAGATAGATCGCCTCACCCCCTATTTATTCAGGGCGGTATGTCAGGGTAGAACATTTAAAAAAGCTTTAATTAAAATGTACAGAATTAATGAAGCAGGAATAGAAGTAGAATACTTTAATATAAAATTGGAAAACGTAAAGATTACAAGAATTTCTCCAATTCTATTTCCAATAGGAGTCGCAAGTAAGCATATGGAAGAAATTGAAATTCGCTATGAATCAATAGAATGGATTTACTGTGATGGGAACATAATGTTCAAAGACTCATGGAATGAAAGAGCAGTAGCATAA
- the cas1f gene encoding type I-F CRISPR-associated endonuclease Cas1f: MPANSVTPTDLKTILHSKRANIYYLEKCRIQVNGGRVEYVTQEGKESFYWNIPIANTTAVMLGMGTSVTQMAMREFARAGVMVGFCGTDGTPLYSANEVDIDVSWLSPQSEYRPTAYLQNWVSFWFDEEKRLQAAKRFQFIRLQQIEKQWERLRIQRETPFQPDKVVLEATLERARTGMENAQDHTSLMLQEAQLTKSLYKLTSQTVGYGSFTRAKRGGGADMANRFLDQGNYLAYGLAAVAAWVTGIPHGLAVMHGKTRRGGLVFDIADLIKDALVMPQAFIAAMEGEDNQQFRQRCINAFQQSDALDVMITTLQDTSQALAGVAK, translated from the coding sequence ATGCCTGCAAACAGCGTTACCCCAACAGATTTAAAAACCATCCTGCATTCTAAACGCGCCAACATTTATTACCTGGAGAAATGCCGCATCCAGGTGAATGGTGGGCGTGTTGAATATGTCACCCAGGAAGGAAAAGAGTCTTTTTACTGGAATATTCCCATCGCGAATACCACGGCAGTGATGCTGGGAATGGGAACATCCGTTACGCAAATGGCAATGCGGGAGTTTGCCCGGGCTGGGGTGATGGTCGGCTTTTGCGGAACGGATGGCACGCCGCTTTATTCTGCGAACGAGGTGGATATCGATGTCTCATGGCTCAGCCCGCAAAGCGAATACCGTCCGACCGCATATTTACAAAACTGGGTCTCATTCTGGTTTGATGAAGAAAAACGTCTGCAGGCAGCAAAGCGTTTTCAATTTATCCGTTTACAGCAAATTGAAAAACAGTGGGAGAGGCTGCGAATACAGCGAGAAACGCCTTTTCAGCCTGATAAGGTCGTACTGGAGGCTACTCTGGAGCGGGCCAGAACGGGCATGGAAAACGCACAGGATCACACCTCGCTGATGCTCCAGGAAGCGCAGCTTACAAAATCGCTCTACAAACTGACCAGCCAGACGGTGGGCTATGGCAGCTTTACCCGCGCCAAACGCGGTGGCGGGGCGGATATGGCGAACCGTTTTCTCGATCAGGGCAACTATCTGGCCTACGGGCTGGCGGCTGTCGCGGCCTGGGTGACGGGCATTCCTCATGGTCTGGCCGTCATGCACGGAAAAACCCGACGCGGCGGGCTGGTTTTTGATATTGCCGATTTAATCAAAGACGCCCTCGTTATGCCGCAGGCCTTTATTGCGGCGATGGAGGGTGAGGATAATCAACAGTTTCGTCAGCGCTGCATCAACGCGTTTCAACAGTCTGATGCGCTGGATGTGATGATCACTACCTTGCAGGACACCTCGCAAGCGCTGGCGGGCGTCGCAAAATGA
- the cas3f gene encoding type I-F CRISPR-associated helicase Cas3f yields MNVLIISRCTKRAREQSCRIIDQFAERTGDAAWQTTVTMEGVVTLRKLLRKTARRNTAVACHWLKKNGQTELLWIVGNMRRFNAQGRVPTNRTTLQVIRNDGEHRWQSAESIALLAAIAGLFHDFGKAGMCFQQTLKGESQHVCQPYRHEWISVRLFEAFVGERSDEQWLASLTQLKAADEKAMLKALKMDSAEWSNSPFEKLPPLARVVAWLMLSHHRLPQPYPANSSLLYSEGWLERQLNADWNALNHKSTEKHQWKARDFKNVWKFPHDTPLKSKTWREKARQIGKRIRNLPALLHAGSLDNLFTLHLARLSLMLADHVYSSQPAYAGWQDDDFQAWANSYRGTGELKQKLDEHNVGVAHQALLMGRSLPALRRSLPAIARHKTFRERAKEERFDWQNKAWDVASSLREKSAEQGFFGINMASTGCGKTFANARIMYALADEQAGCRFSVALGLRTLTLQTGLALQSRLGLDDDTLAVVTGAAAVKELYQGNDTEDISSASDEAFFASHHYVHYEGATSSGIAQQWLAKEPALNRLVSAPVLVTTIDHLMPATEGVRGGRQVPAMLRLLTSDLVLDEPDDFDVDDLHALCRLVNWAGMLGSRVLLSSATLPPALTEALFEAYREGRKAWQAACGQSDRPTTICCAWFDEYGAQSQDVAEDAQFRQAHDDFVRQRIKRLPDQLRLRLGKLAAVVPQSCRNDDVVSVLAQTLHQHMIALHDDHRSTHKSGKTVSFGLVRMANINPLVAVAQALMALPSPENYRIHYCVYHSQHPLAVRAAIEKRLDAAFARHKPQQVWQLPDVKQALTSPEQHHLFVVLGTSVLEVGRDFDADWGIIEPSSMRSLIQFAGRIQRHRQIVPESENLVILERNVRALRGEKIAYCRPGFETEHHLLPHHDLHELLSEEGYRTLNAIPRIVENLPGNALAALEHARLRAALLDGGERSDAVAASWWRLPLTWNGELQRRTPFRRSSPQDTFFLSMKDEGEQPEFCLMQENGVLKPAGRFCEKTLSMAHGVEPWMAIDYGEVLQALAETRQMELAAVSRRYGEITLRISREEETEQWLYHPVLGVFREYR; encoded by the coding sequence ATGAATGTGCTGATTATCTCCCGATGTACCAAACGTGCGCGCGAGCAAAGCTGCCGGATTATCGATCAGTTTGCTGAGCGCACGGGTGACGCGGCGTGGCAGACGACGGTTACGATGGAAGGCGTCGTCACGCTGCGCAAGCTGCTGCGTAAAACGGCCCGTCGTAACACCGCCGTGGCCTGCCACTGGCTGAAAAAAAACGGTCAAACCGAACTGCTGTGGATAGTCGGAAACATGCGTCGCTTTAACGCACAGGGGCGCGTGCCAACGAATCGCACGACGCTACAAGTTATTCGCAACGACGGTGAACACCGCTGGCAAAGCGCGGAAAGCATCGCCTTGCTGGCGGCGATCGCCGGGCTGTTTCATGATTTTGGTAAAGCGGGGATGTGCTTCCAGCAGACGCTCAAGGGGGAAAGTCAGCACGTTTGTCAGCCGTACCGCCACGAGTGGATTTCGGTTCGTCTGTTCGAGGCGTTTGTAGGAGAGCGTAGTGATGAACAGTGGCTGGCATCGTTAACGCAGCTTAAGGCCGCTGACGAAAAAGCCATGCTGAAAGCGCTGAAGATGGACAGCGCAGAGTGGAGCAATAGCCCGTTCGAAAAATTGCCCCCGTTAGCGAGGGTGGTGGCGTGGCTAATGCTATCGCACCACCGTTTACCTCAACCGTACCCGGCAAATTCCTCGTTACTGTACAGCGAAGGCTGGCTTGAGCGGCAGCTAAATGCGGACTGGAACGCGCTTAATCATAAATCTACCGAAAAACATCAGTGGAAAGCGCGTGATTTTAAAAATGTCTGGAAATTCCCCCACGACACGCCGCTAAAAAGTAAAACCTGGCGCGAGAAGGCCCGGCAAATTGGTAAACGCATCCGGAACCTGCCCGCACTGCTTCATGCGGGATCGCTGGATAATCTCTTTACCCTCCATCTTGCCCGCCTGTCGCTGATGCTGGCCGATCACGTTTACTCCTCACAACCGGCTTATGCCGGATGGCAGGATGATGACTTTCAGGCGTGGGCTAACAGCTATCGAGGGACCGGGGAACTCAAGCAAAAGCTGGATGAGCACAATGTCGGTGTCGCGCATCAGGCGCTATTGATGGGGCGTTCTCTTCCTGCGTTGCGCCGTTCATTGCCCGCCATCGCCCGGCATAAAACGTTTCGGGAAAGGGCGAAAGAAGAGCGTTTTGACTGGCAGAACAAGGCCTGGGATGTCGCCTCTTCCCTGCGCGAGAAAAGTGCAGAGCAGGGCTTCTTCGGCATCAATATGGCCTCGACCGGATGCGGTAAAACCTTTGCCAATGCCCGAATTATGTACGCGCTGGCAGATGAGCAGGCGGGATGTCGTTTCAGCGTGGCGCTGGGGTTACGCACGCTGACGCTGCAAACGGGGCTGGCTTTGCAGTCGCGCCTGGGGCTGGATGACGACACGCTGGCCGTGGTGACCGGTGCTGCAGCCGTGAAGGAGTTGTATCAGGGCAATGATACCGAAGATATCAGTAGCGCCAGCGACGAAGCGTTCTTCGCCAGCCATCATTACGTGCATTATGAAGGGGCGACCAGCAGCGGGATCGCGCAGCAATGGCTGGCGAAAGAACCGGCGCTAAACCGTCTGGTCAGTGCCCCGGTGCTGGTGACAACCATCGATCACCTGATGCCTGCCACGGAAGGCGTGCGCGGCGGCAGGCAGGTCCCCGCCATGCTGCGCCTGCTGACCAGCGACCTGGTGCTTGACGAGCCTGATGATTTTGACGTTGATGATTTGCACGCCCTTTGTCGGCTGGTGAACTGGGCGGGCATGCTCGGCTCTCGCGTGTTGCTCTCCTCCGCAACGCTGCCCCCTGCATTAACGGAAGCGCTGTTTGAAGCCTATCGGGAAGGGCGCAAAGCCTGGCAGGCGGCGTGCGGTCAGTCGGACAGACCGACGACTATCTGTTGCGCCTGGTTTGATGAATACGGCGCGCAGTCGCAGGATGTGGCCGAAGATGCCCAGTTTCGTCAGGCGCATGACGATTTTGTCAGGCAGCGGATTAAACGTCTGCCAGACCAGCTCCGGCTTCGTCTGGGGAAATTGGCCGCAGTAGTACCGCAGTCTTGCCGTAATGACGACGTTGTCTCCGTGCTGGCACAGACGTTGCACCAGCACATGATCGCGCTGCACGACGATCATCGCAGCACGCACAAAAGCGGCAAAACCGTGTCGTTTGGTCTGGTGAGGATGGCGAACATCAACCCGCTGGTTGCCGTCGCGCAGGCGCTGATGGCATTACCTTCTCCGGAGAATTACCGCATTCATTATTGCGTGTACCACAGCCAGCACCCGCTGGCTGTGCGTGCGGCGATTGAAAAACGACTCGATGCCGCGTTCGCGCGGCACAAACCGCAGCAGGTCTGGCAGTTGCCTGACGTTAAGCAGGCGCTGACGTCACCGGAACAGCATCATCTCTTTGTCGTGCTCGGCACATCCGTTCTGGAAGTCGGGCGCGATTTTGATGCCGACTGGGGGATTATCGAGCCGAGTTCGATGCGTTCACTTATTCAGTTTGCGGGGCGTATTCAGCGGCATCGTCAGATCGTGCCTGAGAGCGAAAACCTTGTGATCCTGGAACGCAACGTTCGTGCGCTTCGCGGAGAAAAGATCGCCTACTGCCGGCCCGGTTTTGAAACTGAACATCATCTTCTGCCTCACCACGATCTCCATGAGCTACTCAGCGAAGAGGGCTATCGCACGCTGAATGCGATCCCGCGCATCGTTGAAAACCTGCCCGGCAATGCGCTGGCGGCGCTGGAGCATGCCCGGTTGCGAGCCGCATTGTTGGATGGCGGCGAACGGTCAGATGCGGTTGCCGCGTCGTGGTGGCGGCTGCCGCTGACGTGGAACGGTGAGTTGCAACGGCGGACGCCGTTTCGCCGCTCGT